One Sinorhizobium mexicanum genomic region harbors:
- a CDS encoding YciI family protein, producing MLYAVLCYNDESVTSAWSKEEDDKVMRDLTAVQRKYVEAGKLGPVARLLPTTAATTLRHATGETIVIDGPFAETKEQLLGFYLIDCGSLDEVLDFARELSSANPSSGSYEIRPLALFKPGELPS from the coding sequence ATGCTTTATGCGGTGCTTTGCTACAATGATGAAAGTGTCACGAGTGCCTGGAGCAAGGAGGAGGACGACAAGGTCATGCGCGATCTTACCGCCGTCCAGCGCAAGTATGTCGAAGCCGGCAAGCTCGGGCCGGTCGCGCGCCTCTTGCCGACGACGGCGGCGACCACGCTGCGCCACGCCACGGGCGAGACAATCGTCATTGACGGCCCCTTCGCCGAAACCAAGGAGCAGCTGCTCGGTTTCTACCTGATCGATTGCGGATCGCTCGACGAGGTCCTCGACTTCGCTCGCGAGCTGAGTTCCGCCAATCCGAGCTCGGGCTCCTACGAGATCCGCCCCCTCGCTCTCTTTAAGCCCGGTGAGCTTCCCTCATGA